From Vanacampus margaritifer isolate UIUO_Vmar chromosome 8, RoL_Vmar_1.0, whole genome shotgun sequence, a single genomic window includes:
- the rh50 gene encoding rh50-like protein: protein MNASTSLRVRLPALVLVLQVIILTLYAIFVTYDDNANAKLQSNETNPMDNSVYRDYPFFADVQVMIFVGFGCLLAFCRFYGFSGMVFNFLTATFAIQWAIIIQGFFQFYHDGQIYLGVINLLYAEFACAVVLISFGAVLGKTSPVQLLVMALLEIPVFSVTEWAVLKYIRINDAGGSILIHLFACYFGLGVTFVLYRPVLKNGHSKEITSYHSDILSTMGTLFLWVFWPSFNSALTLKGDDQHRAILHTFIGLSSSTLTAFALSAVFNKRGKLTMADIQNVTLAGGVTVGASVDMMISPSASYALGIMGCTACFLGYKYLSPFLARRMKIQDQCGIHNLHGLTGLISSTAGICAILLATEETYGPSMYQIFSHRAPPEGDPKLLELQMLIPGLKPGLGRTAQEQALYQVAAISFTIAVSTVGGLLTGLVLKLPCMASPSDDGCFDDEVFFDMPSDFHGEEEVKNSINLQ, encoded by the coding sequence ATGAATGCGTCAACAAGTTTACGAGTGCGTTTGCCAGCATTGGTGTTGGTCTTACAAGTCATCATCCTGACTCTATATGCCATCTTTGTCACTTATGATGACAACGCCAATGCCAAGCTGCAAAGCAATGAGACCAACCCGATGGACAACAGCGTGTATCGCGACTATCCTTTCTTCGCCGACGTCCAAGTGATGATCTTCGTGGGCTTCGGCTGCCTGCTGGCCTTCTGCCGATTCTACGGCTTCAGCGGGATGGTCTTCAACTTTCTGACGGCCACCTTTGCAATCCAGTGGGCTATCATCATCCAAGGCTTCTTCCAGTTTTACCACGATGGTCAAATTTACCTTGGCGTCATCAACCTGCTGTATGCAGAGTTTGCGTGCGCCGTGGTGCTCATCTCCTTCGGGGCCGTGCTTGGGAAGACCAGCCCGGTGCAGCTCCTGGTGATGGCTTTGCTGGAGATCCCTGTGTTTTCTGTGACGGAGTGGGCTGTATTGAAATACATCAGAATAAACGATGCTGGTGGCAGCATTCTTATTCATTTGTTTGCCTGCTACTTTGGTCTGGGCGTGACATTTGTGCTTTATCGCCCAGTCCTCAAGAACGGCCACTCCAAAGAAATCACCAGTTACCATTCGGACATCCTCTCTACCATGGGAACTTTGTTCCTCTGGGTGTTCTGGCCCTCATTCAACTCGGCGCTCACCTTAAAAGGTGACGATCAACACAGAGCCATCCTGCACACTTTTATCGGTCTGAGCTCATCCACTCTCACCGCATTCGCACTTTCGGCAGTGTTCAATAAGAGAGGCAAGCTCACGATGGCCGACATCCAGAACGTGACTTTGGCAGGTGGTGTGACAGTTGGAGCGTCAGTTGATATGATGATTTCTCCTTCAGCTTCCTACGCGTTGGGCATCATGGGCTGCACTGCTTGTTTTTTGGGATACAAGTACCTCAGCCCTTTTTTAGCACGACGCATGAAGATCCAGGACCAGTGCGGCATTCACAATCTGCACGGACTCACGGGCCTCATCTCATCCACAGCTGGAATCTGCGCCATCCTGCTCGCCACTGAGGAAACCTACGGACCCAGCATGTACCAGATTTTTTCCCACCGCGCTCCACCTGAGGGAGATCCAAAGCTGCTGGAGCTTCAGATGCTAATCCCCGGGTTGAAGCCAGGCTTGGGGCGTACGGCCCAAGAGCAGGCGCTGTACCAAGTGGCGGCCATCTCTTTCACCATTGCAGTTTCTACTGTTGGCGGGCTGCTGACTGGTTTGGTCTTGAAGTTGCCATGCATGGCTTCCCCATCTGATGATGGCTGTTTTGATGATGAGGTGTTCTTTGATATGCCGTCAGATTTTCATGGAGAGGAAGAAGTCAAGAACTCAATAAACCTGCAGTGA